One window of the bacterium genome contains the following:
- a CDS encoding HEAT repeat domain-containing protein: protein MQLREIISGLQDPDPAARRRAVETLGRTGGGQAAGVLVLMLRDPDDSVRTLVGDVLVALGADAVEPLTRYLETWQAPVDPFVPKLLGRMRTERGLNFLVAHLADPEPATRAAIADALGRIGTEHAVAPLLELLRDLVDEVRITAARALGEVKSPAAVDALLDEFADENPAVRATVAEALGRIDSDKPIDILSRVCAEDPDANVRHAATTALRRVSAGAVTPLIQALTGDDLSERIRAFGKLLDQGKTSVLPLTGLLASEEPTVRTAAAELLGVLGDAAALDSLIGALADADTRVRLSVAHALGRIRHTRSAVTLARLLEDQDNRVAATAVDGLETLGDLAVEPVFALLNHESADVRVQAIDVLGRLRHKGACDRLIRGLSDGVASVRIESAHALGEVGEIQAVPALIGALRDRDPVVRATSAESLGSLRDFAGTMPLLNLLGDEYDLVRINALRALGRIGNPAAIPFMEPALDAPEADIRCAAIDGLAALRVTGLLPRLRRMARHWPMGKEPNEVRDAAQRAVLALEAAVELDNALRPHAEGAAENKQQGTNSP, encoded by the coding sequence ACGTCGGGCCGTAGAAACGCTCGGTCGAACGGGCGGGGGCCAAGCCGCCGGGGTGCTGGTGCTAATGCTCCGGGATCCTGACGACTCCGTCCGGACACTGGTCGGCGACGTCCTCGTGGCTCTCGGCGCCGACGCGGTCGAACCGCTGACGCGGTATCTTGAAACGTGGCAAGCGCCGGTCGACCCATTCGTGCCGAAATTGCTCGGGCGGATGCGCACCGAACGCGGGCTCAACTTCCTGGTCGCACATCTCGCTGACCCGGAACCCGCCACACGTGCCGCGATCGCCGACGCTCTGGGTCGAATCGGCACCGAACACGCCGTGGCGCCACTCCTAGAACTGCTGCGCGACTTGGTTGATGAAGTCCGGATTACCGCTGCCCGGGCCCTCGGTGAAGTCAAGAGCCCGGCTGCCGTAGACGCCCTGCTTGACGAGTTTGCCGACGAGAACCCTGCGGTCAGGGCCACTGTGGCGGAGGCGCTCGGCCGCATCGATAGTGACAAGCCGATTGACATCCTGTCCCGCGTATGCGCGGAGGACCCGGATGCAAACGTCCGCCATGCGGCGACGACCGCGCTGCGCCGTGTCAGTGCCGGGGCGGTCACCCCACTGATTCAGGCGTTGACGGGCGATGACCTCAGCGAACGCATCCGCGCATTCGGGAAGTTACTTGACCAGGGCAAGACATCGGTCCTGCCCCTGACCGGGCTGCTCGCCAGCGAGGAGCCGACCGTCCGCACCGCGGCCGCCGAACTGCTGGGCGTGCTCGGCGACGCGGCTGCACTCGACTCGCTGATCGGCGCGCTGGCCGACGCGGATACCCGGGTTCGGCTTTCGGTAGCGCACGCGCTTGGCCGCATCCGGCATACCCGGTCGGCCGTGACTCTGGCCCGCCTGCTCGAGGACCAGGACAACAGGGTCGCGGCCACGGCCGTCGACGGACTGGAAACGCTTGGCGACCTGGCGGTCGAGCCGGTCTTCGCACTGCTCAATCACGAATCGGCCGACGTCCGCGTGCAGGCAATCGACGTGCTAGGCAGGTTACGGCACAAGGGTGCTTGTGACCGGCTGATCCGGGGTCTCTCTGACGGCGTCGCTTCCGTGCGGATCGAGTCGGCTCACGCGCTCGGCGAGGTCGGCGAAATCCAGGCGGTGCCGGCTCTGATCGGAGCCCTTAGAGACCGAGACCCGGTGGTCAGAGCGACGTCAGCCGAGTCCCTGGGCAGCCTACGGGACTTCGCGGGCACCATGCCGCTCCTGAACTTACTCGGCGACGAATACGACCTAGTTCGGATCAATGCCCTGCGTGCTCTCGGCCGCATCGGCAACCCGGCCGCGATTCCATTCATGGAGCCGGCGCTGGACGCGCCGGAAGCTGATATTCGGTGTGCTGCGATTGACGGTCTGGCAGCTCTGCGCGTGACCGGCTTGCTGCCGAGGCTGCGGAGGATGGCCCGGCACTGGCCGATGGGAAAGGAGCCGAACGAGGTCCGTGACGCGGCCCAGCGGGCAGTCCTGGCCTTGGAGGCAGCGGTCGAGCTGGATAACGCGCTAAGGCCGCACGCGGAGGGAGCCGCCGAGAACAAGCAGCAAGGGACTAACTCCCCGTAG
- the ftsY gene encoding signal recognition particle-docking protein FtsY: protein MNPFARIGVGLKRLAGSLAKTRHVFQRLLTAANTEELEEALLAADVGVKATDILVEKVKLAAGDRREVLETEIARLLSPKSSVEKDGPATPPKVVMIVGVNGSGKTTSVGKLCHLFAEQGQRVVVAAADTYRDAAAEQLGIWADRAGVEIVSSLQGQDAAAVAFDTIQKAVQKKIDVVLVDTAGRLHTRKDLMDEAVKIKRVCAKVKPGAPDEIWLVLDATVGQNGLRQAAAFNEQLGLTGLVVTKLDGTAKGGVLIPIVMELGLPVRFIGTGEGIDDMQPFDPNAYATALFED, encoded by the coding sequence GTGAATCCGTTCGCCCGAATCGGTGTCGGCCTGAAGCGTCTTGCGGGCAGTCTGGCCAAGACCCGCCACGTTTTTCAGCGGCTGCTGACGGCGGCCAACACCGAGGAGTTGGAGGAAGCACTGCTGGCGGCCGACGTGGGCGTCAAAGCGACCGATATCCTTGTGGAGAAAGTGAAGCTGGCGGCCGGCGACCGGCGCGAGGTTCTTGAGACCGAGATCGCCAGACTGCTGAGCCCGAAGTCGAGCGTCGAGAAGGACGGACCCGCTACGCCTCCGAAGGTAGTGATGATTGTCGGTGTGAACGGATCCGGCAAGACCACCTCCGTCGGCAAACTGTGCCACCTTTTCGCCGAACAGGGGCAGCGAGTGGTCGTCGCTGCCGCAGACACCTATCGCGATGCTGCGGCCGAGCAGCTAGGTATATGGGCAGACCGAGCCGGAGTCGAGATCGTCTCGTCCCTGCAAGGGCAGGACGCGGCGGCGGTAGCGTTCGACACAATCCAGAAGGCGGTGCAGAAGAAGATCGACGTCGTGCTGGTCGACACGGCGGGTCGGCTCCACACCCGCAAGGACCTGATGGACGAGGCGGTCAAGATCAAAAGGGTCTGTGCCAAGGTGAAGCCCGGAGCCCCGGACGAAATCTGGCTGGTGCTCGACGCAACCGTGGGCCAGAACGGCCTGCGTCAGGCCGCAGCTTTCAACGAGCAGCTCGGGCTAACCGGCCTTGTCGTTACCAAGCTCGACGGCACGGCCAAGGGCGGCGTGCTGATACCGATTGTGATGGAGCTGGGCTTGCCCGTGCGATTCATCGGCACCGGGGAGGGGATCGACGACATGCAACCGTTCGACCCGAATGCCTACGCCACAGCGCTTTTCGAGGACTGA